The Drosophila mauritiana strain mau12 chromosome 2R, ASM438214v1, whole genome shotgun sequence genome has a segment encoding these proteins:
- the LOC117137326 gene encoding protein CNPPD1 isoform X2: MGRFKLCASPRKVMKYEDFIKRIRKSLYYGVGTPDTEMSVSLPFAEYAADLFSETHRGHSLHRLSCVSAAQVHATPCSLIMALIYLDRLNDINSGYSSRITPHQLFVVSLMISTKFYAGHDERFYLEDWASDASMTEDRLKAVELEFLSAMGWNIYISNELFFNKLRNVERSLAEQQGLRRGWLTYSELVHLLPSLGWTKFLVNSLSVLSLSYAASIITLAGAFFIASQVPGTLWHRNVETASDFTMTISSQVSVSNGLESTPFINVKVSSFLRKTSNIKVELMNLEKPSCAEARLNKIEYEYPRHQPVPTLSFISTCPQLDLLYAQDGTRNWLNIKSPNTNYKNNRNLSITVRTVQLEEQKAENVSVIWQTNTEAMQ; encoded by the exons ATGGGGCGATTTAAGTTATGTGCTTCGCCGAGAAAG GTTATGAAGTACGAAGACTTTATAAAACGCATTCGAAAAAGCCTCTACTATGGCGTTGGAACACCAGACACTGAAATGTCGGTCTCCTTACCCTTTGCGGAGTACGCGGCAGATTTGTTTTCGGAGACTCACCGCGGGCATTCTTTGCATCGCCTAAGTTGCGTATCTGCTGCACAAGTACATGCCACGCCTTGCTCTTTAATTATGGCATTAATATACCTCGATCGCTTAAACGACATCAACTCGGGCTATAGCAGCAGAATTACACCACACCAGCTGTTTGTTGTGTCACTA ATGATTTCCACAAAATTCTACGCGGGCCACGACGAACGGTTCTATCTGGAAGACTGGGCCAGTGACGCTAGTATGACGGAAGATAGGCTCAAGGCAGTCGAGCTCGAATTTCTTTCCGCTATG GGTTGGAATATATACATTTCCAATGAGCTTTTCTTCAATAAGTTAAGAAACGTTGAACGTTCTTTGGCTGAACAGCAGGGACTGCGTAGAGGGTGGCTCACATACAGTGAGCTCGTGCATTTGCTGCCTAGCCTTGGATGGACGAAATTCCTCGTAAACAGCCTGTCTGTACTATCTCTAAGCTATGCAGCAAGTATTATAACGTTAGCCGGAGCTTTTTTTATTGCCAGCCAAGTTCCCGGTACGTTATGGCATCGGAATGTGGAAACTGCCTCAGACTTCACCATGACAATTAGCAGTCAGGTATCTGTTTCGAATGGATTAGAGTCCACACCTTTCATTAATGTCAAAGTATCTTCATTTTTACGTAAAACGAGTAACATAAAAGTTGAATTGATGAATCTTGAGAAGCCAAGCTGCGCCGAGGCAAGactgaataaaattgaatatgAGTATCCGCGCCATCAACCAGTACCTACGCTATCATTCATAAGCACCTGTCCACAACTTGATTTATTGTATGCTCAAGATGGAACAAGGAATTGGCTTAATATTAAATCGCCTAACACCAACTATAAAAACAACAGAAACCTTTCAATAACAGTTAGAACCGTACAACTAGAAGAGCAAAAGGCTGAAAATGTTTCCGTTATTTGGCAAACCAACACCGAAGCAATGCAGTAA
- the LOC117137326 gene encoding protein CNPPD1 isoform X1, which translates to MGRFKLCASPRKVFTNVLRMYVFKNVVNFQVMKYEDFIKRIRKSLYYGVGTPDTEMSVSLPFAEYAADLFSETHRGHSLHRLSCVSAAQVHATPCSLIMALIYLDRLNDINSGYSSRITPHQLFVVSLMISTKFYAGHDERFYLEDWASDASMTEDRLKAVELEFLSAMGWNIYISNELFFNKLRNVERSLAEQQGLRRGWLTYSELVHLLPSLGWTKFLVNSLSVLSLSYAASIITLAGAFFIASQVPGTLWHRNVETASDFTMTISSQVSVSNGLESTPFINVKVSSFLRKTSNIKVELMNLEKPSCAEARLNKIEYEYPRHQPVPTLSFISTCPQLDLLYAQDGTRNWLNIKSPNTNYKNNRNLSITVRTVQLEEQKAENVSVIWQTNTEAMQ; encoded by the exons ATGGGGCGATTTAAGTTATGTGCTTCGCCGAGAAAGGTATTTACAAATGTTCTACGAatgtatgtatttaaaaatgttgtaAATTTTCAGGTTATGAAGTACGAAGACTTTATAAAACGCATTCGAAAAAGCCTCTACTATGGCGTTGGAACACCAGACACTGAAATGTCGGTCTCCTTACCCTTTGCGGAGTACGCGGCAGATTTGTTTTCGGAGACTCACCGCGGGCATTCTTTGCATCGCCTAAGTTGCGTATCTGCTGCACAAGTACATGCCACGCCTTGCTCTTTAATTATGGCATTAATATACCTCGATCGCTTAAACGACATCAACTCGGGCTATAGCAGCAGAATTACACCACACCAGCTGTTTGTTGTGTCACTA ATGATTTCCACAAAATTCTACGCGGGCCACGACGAACGGTTCTATCTGGAAGACTGGGCCAGTGACGCTAGTATGACGGAAGATAGGCTCAAGGCAGTCGAGCTCGAATTTCTTTCCGCTATG GGTTGGAATATATACATTTCCAATGAGCTTTTCTTCAATAAGTTAAGAAACGTTGAACGTTCTTTGGCTGAACAGCAGGGACTGCGTAGAGGGTGGCTCACATACAGTGAGCTCGTGCATTTGCTGCCTAGCCTTGGATGGACGAAATTCCTCGTAAACAGCCTGTCTGTACTATCTCTAAGCTATGCAGCAAGTATTATAACGTTAGCCGGAGCTTTTTTTATTGCCAGCCAAGTTCCCGGTACGTTATGGCATCGGAATGTGGAAACTGCCTCAGACTTCACCATGACAATTAGCAGTCAGGTATCTGTTTCGAATGGATTAGAGTCCACACCTTTCATTAATGTCAAAGTATCTTCATTTTTACGTAAAACGAGTAACATAAAAGTTGAATTGATGAATCTTGAGAAGCCAAGCTGCGCCGAGGCAAGactgaataaaattgaatatgAGTATCCGCGCCATCAACCAGTACCTACGCTATCATTCATAAGCACCTGTCCACAACTTGATTTATTGTATGCTCAAGATGGAACAAGGAATTGGCTTAATATTAAATCGCCTAACACCAACTATAAAAACAACAGAAACCTTTCAATAACAGTTAGAACCGTACAACTAGAAGAGCAAAAGGCTGAAAATGTTTCCGTTATTTGGCAAACCAACACCGAAGCAATGCAGTAA